Within the Miscanthus floridulus cultivar M001 chromosome 2, ASM1932011v1, whole genome shotgun sequence genome, the region GCTTTTGTCCCCGATGCCATAGACACACGTCTTGCGACCGCTAGCCATGATTACCCCTACCACTTTCACATTGTCGTCTGCATTTTGCCCCACTGCTTCTACCCCGCGCTTCCTAATTTAGGCGTCCCTTGCCCCTACACCTATCCACAACCAGCCACCTCACTGGTTTGGCCTGTATCCCGGGGCTTCCTTTTCTAACTCTAATGGCCATAGAGCCCTCCCCGAACCCCGCAAACCCTAACCTCTCTTCTTCGACTCTAACTCTTTGGTCTCATGGAAGAAGACGACAATTTGGATGTGGGCTCTACCGCGGTTGGAAATTGCATACCACAATGTACATGCATAAAATAAGACTTTGGTATTTAGAACAACAACTTCCTATTCTTTGAGAATGTATtgccattttttttaaaaaaaatcctaaaaatttattttcacttgttATTTATTGTTTTTAGAAACATTTTGAAGAAAACACTTTCGCTAAACCCTTTACGaaatgctttttgcaaaaaaaaaaacgttTCAGTCTAGTGTCTTTATTAAGAAAACTTTTTTCTAGATCACACGACGGACGCAGGCCGGCAACATTGGACGTAACCGGCGCGCAGCCTGGAACCCAAAAACCCATGGTCGCCTGCCTTTGTTTTCTCCAAACAAACACCACAGCCAAAGGCGCAGAGCAAAACCTCTGTGGAAGTGGAAGCCGCTAAAATCCATTCGGAACTGATGACACAGAAACGGACACCCCCTCTTctagtttctctctctctctccgccgcCGTCCGCCGGCCTCGCGCACCCCGCCGGCAACGGAACCGATCCCAGGTACGGGCCGTCGCCCATTTCATCATTCTCCCATCCTCTCTCAGCCCTCCCTCACACCACCCTATCCCGTTCCCTCACAGGACGCCGCCGGTGGCCGTCAATCGTGCCCCACTCGACCCGGGGACTCTCCGTTCAGGTCCTCCCCCGAACGCGCACTGCTCTCCGTTGTTTCAGGTGAGGATCTCCCTTAatccttctccctcttctcctcCCGCCTCGTCCTGTACCTGTGTATGTGCGCGTGATGGGACGCGGGGGCCGTTAATGGTTGCGGAGGTCGGTGGCGGTGGAGGAACTCCAGCGGCTGCTACCTTGGCGACCGCCGCCTCCGGATGGGCCCAACCAGCCGATGGGAGCCCACTAGTACTTCCTGCCTGCCCTAGTGGCTGTGATCCTAGCACTCTGTTCCGTTCCGATTTCTGCACCGCGTGTTGACATCTAATGGAACACCAAGTCCATTTCCCTATCTTATTTTGGATCTGTTTTCCCATCTTATTTCGTGATGTACCTGTGTCAGTACAATGGTGAGTGTGGTGCGGATGAGATGATATATTGATTTCCTATTTTTAGGACAGCCTTTACCTGTTATCTCTGTTTACAAAGGCAGCGCCTAGCTCCATTTCTAGGCTCTTTTACACATAGATATGTTTTGGCTTAGGTCATCATGAAATTTTCCATTTTGAGGACAGCCTTACCTGTCATCTCTGTTTAAAAAGGCGGCGCCTAGCTCCATTTCTAGGCTCTTTCACGCATAGATATGTTTTGGGCTTATGTATTCATGAAATTAGGAAAATTTAGAGATCGGCAAAATTGATTCTTGGTAATACTACTCATGGATGCATGATAACATCAACTTTTTTAACCTAATATGCTAAGTTTCCTTTGTTTAGTATATATGGCATTTCTCTAATTGTCCACATAAAAGTATGAAAGCTTAGGCACGTCTACTTCCTAGGCAGAGCCCAACTGCTTGCCTAGCACTTTTTAATACACTACCTGTCATCAGTAGTGATGTGCTCTGATATTGTGCACTGTTGTGTATCTTCCATGTGCAATGCTTCTGCCATGTAAGACTCCACTATGCAGTCACTCAGATTTGTATCTGCTCCGGGCGCCTTTTACCAGCATGACTCGTCTGGGGGAGCAACGGTACTAAGTACCTGTAACGCACATCTATTCAGAATTTtcccgcctctctctctctctcaaaaatgATGTGGTTTTCATGAATTaccatttctctctctctctcaaaaatgATGCGAATTTCATGGATTCCCATTTCTCTCTGCTTGGGTGGTGTTCTATTCTGTGCATTTGTGGCATCTAATAAGCACTTTGAAATAGTCCAAGCATGTCTTATCTTTCGGTCTTTCCTTTTGTTTTGCAGTTAAAAACATGACTGCTCAGACAAAGAAGAGGGGCGCTATGGAAAATGGGGATGGCGGTGTTGGTTTGGGCCTTGCTGCCTTCATTGCAAACAATGAGGATGTGGGTCCCATAGTCCGGCATGCTTTTGAGTCTGGGAAGCCTGAAGCCCTCTTGCACAGCCTCCAGAACATCGTGAAGATGAAGGAGGTTGAGATTGAAGAGATTTGTAGACTCCACTATGAGGAATTCATCCTTGCGGTCGATGAGCTTCGTGGTGTCCTggttgatgctgatgagcttaAGGGCACATTGTCTGATGAGAACCTGCGGTTGCAAGAGGTTGCTAGCTCCTTGCTACTGAAGCTTGATGAGCTTCTTGAGATCTATTCTGTAAACAGTAATGTTGGGGAAGCCCTAGCTACATTGAAGATTTGTCTGCAAGTAACCAGTCTCTGCAAGATATGCAACAGGGACATTGCCGACGCAAAATTACTTTCTGCATTGAAAACATTGGAGCTGATTGAGAAGGACTACCTGCAAAATATTCCACTGAAGCTTCTAAAAAAGATTATTCATAAACAAGTTCCTATGGTAAAGCTGTACATTGAGAAGAAAGTTTGTAGTGAGTTTAATGAGTGGCTTGTGTATATCAGAGGGACTGCTAAGGAGATTGGACAGGTCGCAATAGACCAGACATCTCTGACTCGTCAGAAAGATGAGGGAATGTGTGCCCGACAGAGGGAGGCAGAAGAATCTAGCCGTGTTGGGTTCGACGTGAATGCTTACACCTTGGATTTGGAGCACATGGCTGAGGAAGCAATGCTGGAATTTGATCTTGCGCCAGTGTACAGAGCACACCATATCCACATAGGCCTTGGTCTTGGGGAGAAGTTTCGAGAATATTACTACAATAACAGGCTCATGCAACTCAATTTGGACTTGCAAATTTCTACATCACAATCCTTTGTTGAGTCCTATCAACCTTTCCTTGCTCAGGTAGCTGGCTTTTTTATTATTGAGGACCGTGTCCTTCGAACTGCAGATGGGCTTCTATCTGAGAGCCAGGTTGATACAATGTTGGAAACAGCCATTTCTAAAGTTACTCTGATCTTAGAGGAACAGTTCTCCCTCATTGATGCTGCCAACCACCTCCTCCTCATAAAAGGATATGTCAGTCTTTTTGGTGCAACCCTGAAGAAATATGGATACCGATCCATGTCACTGGTTGAAATTCTTGACAAAACTAGGGACAAGTATCTTGAACTTCTTCTTTCTGACTGTCGGAAGAAGCTCAACTATGTCTTTTCTAAGGACTCATATGAGAGGATAGTTATAAAGAAGGAAAATGAATATGACACAAATATAGCAGCATTCCAACTTGAACCCGTTGATGGAGTACCAAATTTGCCATATGTTGCTCCATTTTCCTCCTCTGTTCCCAATGCTTGTCGTATTGTGCGATCTTTCATTGAGGAGTTGGTCAGGTACTTGTCACACAGTGGTAGCACAAACATCTATGATGTGGTGAAAAGTTACTTAGACAAGTTCTTGATTGAGACGTTGAATGATGGTTTTCTGAACCTGATACATGGTGGTTCCCTGGAATTTCCACAGGTGGTGCAGATTGCAGGAAAtattgccattcttgagcagtCCTGTGATATGTTCCTTTGGCATGCTGCTCGACTTTGTGGTGTCCCTAGGTGCCTCCTTGAGAAGCCCCATTCTGGTTTGACTGCTAGAGCTGTGCTCAAAGCCTCCCGCAATGCAGCATACAATGGATTAATTACTTTGGTCAATTCCAAGATTGATGAGTTTATGTTGCAGTTGACTAGCATCAATTGGACTCTGGAGGAAGCTCCAGAGCATGCAAATGACTACATGAACGAAGTTATTATCTATCTTCATGAGGTGGTATCTTCTGGGCAGCAGATTGTACCAAGAGATGCCTCATTCAAGGTTGTATCTGGTGCACTAAGCCACATCTCAGATTCTATAACAACGGTACTTCTTAGTGACCGGGTGAAAAGGTTCAACGCAAATGCTGTTGCCAGTATTGACATTGATCTGAAAGTGTTGGAGCGGTTTGCTGATGACACATACCAGATGACTGGGTTTTTGGACCTGAGAAAGGAAACAAGTTTCAGAGATTGTCTAGCTGAAATAAGGCAGCTAATAAATCTTCTGCTCAGCAACCAACCTGAAAGCTTTGTGAATCCTGTAACCAGGGAGCAGAATTATGGAGCCCTAGACCACAAGAAGGTTTTAATAATTTGTGACAAGTTCAAGGATGCCCCAGACAGTTTGTTTGGGAGCCTTTCAAGCCGAGCTACAGTGCAGAGCGCCCGGAAGAAATCCCTGGATGTGCTGAAGAGAAGGTTAAAGGATTTTAGCTGAGATTAGCTGTGCTACATCATTAAATAAGCTAGTACTCAGTTTTAGGAAAACAATGGTTCAGTGCAAGTCTTACCATTTCAAACTTATTTCCATCCTTCTTTACTCCCTTTTTAATCAACTTCTGTTTCGCGTTGGGGCGAAATCCTTGGATGTGCTGAAGAGAAGGTTAAAGGATTTTAGCTGTGATTAGCTGTGCTAGATCATTAAATAAGCTAGTACTCTGTTTAGGAAGACAATGGGTCGGTGTAAGTCTTAGCCATTTCAAATTTTTCTTTCCAACCTTACTTATTCCCTTTTTAATCTGCTTCCGTTTCGCATTCGTTTTGGAGCTAATGTAGATGTAGTGATCTGTATAGATGAAATATTCATCATTATTATGATCAGTACACTTTGTTGTGATGTCGGGAAACAAGGTAACTTGGTGCCGCAAAACCATCATCATATCACATATCATGGAAGAACTTATAGGTTTTGACATCGAGCGCGATCGATCTGATTGCGCCAATGCATGCCAGGGCACCTATGATCGAGAACAAGATTGCGACAGCAGCGCCGAGCATCTTCACAGCACACTGCAATCCTGGGTTATCAGGCATCGTCGTGGTCTTGAGAAGTGCCAATGCAGGCAGCACGAAGTCCAAAGGGGTGAACCCAATTGCTCCGCAGACTGATACAAAGTCCCCAAAGAATGGCATTGCTGCGGAGACGAGCGTGATCACGGCCATGTATGCAGACGTGTATGTCAGCCGGCACAGGCAGGATCTGCAGCTCCTGTTCTTCTTCGCCTGAATCCTCTCCTCGAAGTGCGCAAAAGTCGGCCTGCAGTATATCTTGACGAAGAATTACTGTTACTTTAGCCACCAAATTGATTGCAGATGGGAACAGCAGGTGTTTAGTTTACCTGGAAGCAACCTGCTATCTGAATGACTGCAAACAGGTTTGCCATTACAGTTGCCCATCTTGGAGCTGTCAGGGAGGACAGGATGTAGGGCTGGACCTGAGAGCCAAATGCCCAGTAGCCACTGAATGCGAGGGTCCAGTAGGACACGACGATGATCGTGTACGCTGAAGAGACGCCTCTGTACATGTTTGCCCTCACCGGTTCCCGCACAGTGCTCTGAATTTCAGATTTTCAGTCCAGAGTCTTGAGAATGGCAGGTTACGGCATACATGGATCTCATCATATGTGAACATCAGATCAGAATCAGATGGGCACCTGAATTTCTGGCAGCATGGCGTCGCCGAAGGAGAACGCTATCGTGCCCAATGCGTTGAAAGCTCTGAAGATCTTAGTTGCGGTGCTTCCTTGTAGACTGTAACTGATCCCCTTTCTTTCGATCCGATATCCTGGAGTAACCCATATTCATCAGTGACAATTCCACCCCCATCTTGTTCTgcagacaaaaaaaaaagtgtgCTAATACTATATTACCATCATATATTGTGACACCAATGGTTGTCCCCGCAAATCCAACGGTGCTGGCAGTGCAGATAGCATTGACCCACCGGAGCGAATGGATGTCAGGGAGCTGGGAAAGGAGCAGCTCCAGTGCACCGAAGACAAGGATGAACTGCTGCAGGGTCATTGCGCCGTCGTCAGCGGTGTGGTAGTGCTTGTACACGGCCTTGAGGCTGCTGCCGGCTGCGATCTGGATTGCAATGTTGTTGCCTACCGATGCCACCTGCTGGAAGAACGAGACGTACCAGTAGCCCCAAGGACCTGAACAAATTAAAAGCACAGTTGTAAGTAACTTTTCAGTTGCAGTACTGCTAACAGTGTTACTCTATACTGAAATGGAATTCACTAACGAGGAATCAAAACTACGTACAATGATCAGTCTCTTTTCAGAAAGTTTCTCTGTTAGAATGCTACTATCAGGCATAAATAAAGAGAGAAGTTTATTTGCTATGGCAAATAATGCTATTACTGACCAAAGATGCTCTCTGCCAGGAGCCGGTAGTTGGTGTGTTTCTCCCCATTCCACCGCCACAGCGAGGCCACGACCAAGCTCGAGCACCAGGTAACCAGTGTCCCAATAACCAAGCTGCAGACACCTGAACGTGGTTAACCAATTAAGCTCCCGTTAAGTACCCAAGCAAGCACACAAGACAATGAAATGAATACACTGACGAAGCCAACCACTTGCACTCACCAAGAGGCCAGCCAAGGGAGGCAACAGCAAAGGGCAAGGGGGCGTAGGCCGCCGGCGTGGCGATCGTCGTCGCCACGTGGAAGGCCGCGTGCCTCCACGTGCCTCTCCCAGTCTCCTCCACGTCGGCCTCCGCCTGATCCTCCAGTGCGCCGCCGGCTCTCGCCGGTGACGACGACATGTGTGACTGTGAagctgctggcggcggcggctgctgctgctctcttcaCCTAGCTGCTTCAGGCAGACGAGACGAGCACGAGAGGGCAGACCGGCAGAGATGTCAGCTGTTTGGTGGTGGATACTCAAGTGAGTCAGAGATCTCGAAAGGGACGTACAAGGAAAATGGCGCACCGATTTGGCTTATCTTATTCTTATGTTGACTACAGAGTACAGAGCCGAGAGAAAGATGTCCGTCCTCTCATGTTGGTGTCGGACAACAGGGACACTGGAACACAGCCTGTAATGACGTCGGACGACTCTCCTATGGAAGTAGTATCTCACTGACATTCAGGGCCACAGGTTAGCCTAGCATAAGTGGGCATATCGTCGATCTATCCAGTTTTGTGTTGTGTGAGCTTAAAGCGATATTAGGGTCACGAGTACATGAAGTGAGTTTGACGTCATAATTACGTGATGATTTGAAACAGAGGGTTTAGTTCATATGTAAGTTTAAATTTAGTCGAGGCAGAATATGCATTTGAAAGGAAGAAAAACAACTCCATAATCAGAACAAGCTTTGAGCGGCAGTGGAAAAATGTGAGCATCATATAATCATTGAGCAATCAACAGAAAGACTGACTTTCTAGACTAGGCTAAAATTTGTGAGCACCGGAGCACCGGATGGTTCGGTACCCTTTTCCAGTTTTTCAGTGCTCAAAATATATATCCACTAGAAAGCAAGGGTGATACAAATCTTTTGGAGCTTCACCACACGAGTTGGGAGCTTCATGGGCGACGTCTAGCTGCCTGGGGGCAAAGCTGAAAGCATCTGGACCCCATTTGGGTTTTGGAAATGGAGTGAGAACATTAGTGGACTAATATGTTTCATGTGAGTGAAGTGATGTTTAGTCCACAAGGAATGTTGAGCTAAGACAACGCTAGCCAATGGAAAATTTGCAGGTTGGAGACAAGGAAAttggaggagaatttttgttttttaatcttttttattcaatatttcAAAAATAATCGCTCCTAAATTTTTTTTACAGATTTAACCCTTTTGGTCGCACCAGCGCCGCTGGCACGACCAAATAACGTTGTCGCGCTACATGCATTTGTGTGACAACATCTGTCATGTTAGATGGTGTTTCCGATGTGGAAAACACTGTCATGCCACTCCCGCTGGCGTGACAGAATTGTTCTATCATGTCACCATGAGCGACGATAAGACaacttttgaaaaatcataactctttgatATGACGtgagatgaagatgaaatttatatGAAAACTGCAGCtcttgatgagatctacaactttatagttttgagtttttttcatttgaggacggtAAGATGCtaaaaatataatataaatttttaGGAGCATAATAACCACGTGTTAATActtgtcgcattagaaaaataatattttttttatgtcgtcaaataaagatactttttacatgaaagttgtagctctcaatgagatctacaattttgtagTTTTTGGTTTTTATATTTGAGATCGTTAAGATaaacgaaaaaataatataaaattttagcagcATAATAATCGCATACTAGCGTTTGTCGTATTAGAAAAATAATCTTGTTTTTGTATGGTGCCAAATGAAGATACATTTTATATTAAAGTTGTGGCTAGTAGCAAGATCAATAAGTTCatagttttgagttttcataTTTGAGGTCGTTAACATACTCGAAAAACTAATATAAAGTTTTAGCAGCATATTAATCGTGTATAATAGCTTATCTTTTTAGAAAAATCGTATATTTCTTATTTGAtgttatataaaaaatactttttaaatgaaagttgtagatctcattgagagctctaACTTTGATATAAAAGTATCTTCATCTGACACGATACAAaaacgatattatttttctaatacgaTAAGCGCTAGTATGCAATTATTATGctactgaaattttatattatttttttgagcatcttaacgactccaAATGTGCAAAcaaaaaactataaagttgtagatctcatttagagctacaactttgatgtaaaaagtattttcatttgaCACCATACAGAAAGATATTATTTGTCTAATACGACAAGCACTAGTACGCGGTTATTATGCtcttaaaattttatattattttttaagcgtcTTAACGTTCtcgaatgaaaaaactcaaaactacaaagttgtagatctcatcgagagctacaattttcatataaatttcatcttcatccgacatcgtattaaagagttataatttttcaaaggttcggtcttgtcacgccactcccgGTGGCATGACATGTCACGCCAAGTGGGAGTAGCGTGACGTTTTCCACATCAAAAACACCGTCTAACGTGGCAGATGTTGCCGCGCCAATACATATAGCGCGACAACGTTATTTTGTCACGCCGCTCTAGCGCGATCAAAAGGGTCAGATCCGCAAAAAAAAATTAGGAGCTATtattattgaaataatgaataaaaaatgattaaaaataaaaaaaatccgaaATTGGATAGTCATGACACCTTGCATCTCAGAATAAGGGATATTCACTGACTTTACATGAACTGCATATATCATGTACAATTTAACTCCTCTTGGCAGGAACCATCAAGGTTGGTTACGTCAAAAGTTACATGCTTGCTCCTAATTTCAACAACCACCATATCACATACAAGAGATGTTTCATCTCTTTCAGTAATTCTTTTTAGAGTTCCATCTGTTTCAGTAATCTGCAAATGTCGACGAGAAACTCAAGTGCAAGAGATGGAAAATTTTGGTCTGCTATTGAGCCTGATCAGAAGTGAAGAGCATGGGTATTCCTGCAATGGCATCCATCTTCAGGTTTGTGCGATTTAAGATAGATGGCATTGTGGGCACTCACTGGAAACGCTCTCTTTAGCCTGCATATATCTGCATGAGAAGACCTGTAAAGGCACTGGATATTTAGGAACTGTAAACACTAGTATCCACCGCAAGAATTTTGCTTCAAAGAAAATTGAAATGACAAATCAATAGGTTTCTACTGTGTTGGGAAAATATCAAGAAAGTATATATAATTTAGGCAATAAAGTAGGAAGTTGTTAATCCGGGCAACTTCTGAAACCTCAATATGGTGAAACAGCTATATTTGTCATTTCTAGGGAAGACACGGGTGGGCTTCTGGGTTTCAACACATAATATTTCCTAAGAAGCTCGACCTTCGTGATATCTCTGTATCGCAAAGCATAAGGTTTCCATGATGAGCATTTTAAGGTTTTCACGCATCATGGCTAATGAAGGTTTCAGGTTCTCATTTGTTACGATGTTTGCATAATATAAACAATGCTATAAAATTTCTTTGCTTTTCAGAACATGTTCCCCCTGCAATTAAACGATGACTAGAATAGTTCTTACCTCATGATGGCCAAATAGTGTGAACTTGGGGCAAAATCATTTTTTTTAATGAGTCACAACTCTTCGCAACTCTGCTAAATGGCTGGTTATCTCCTGTATACACTGCAGTCCATCACTACCACATCGGAGGGAACTCAATACCTGCTTGAGAAACTCCTGATCCTCTTCAAGTGCCCTCAGTCTTATATTCAACAGAGAAATTTCAATCCTAAGACTTGCTACACCACTCAACTTGTCACTGTTGGAAGGAGATCCATCAGCTCTTGTATGATCTTCAAACAGTATGTCTTCTTGA harbors:
- the LOC136539091 gene encoding exocyst complex component SEC15A-like, producing the protein MTQKRTPPLLVSLSLSAAVRRPRAPRRQRNRSQDAAGGRQSCPTRPGDSPFRSSPERALLSVVSVKNMTAQTKKRGAMENGDGGVGLGLAAFIANNEDVGPIVRHAFESGKPEALLHSLQNIVKMKEVEIEEICRLHYEEFILAVDELRGVLVDADELKGTLSDENLRLQEVASSLLLKLDELLEIYSVNSNVGEALATLKICLQVTSLCKICNRDIADAKLLSALKTLELIEKDYLQNIPLKLLKKIIHKQVPMVKLYIEKKVCSEFNEWLVYIRGTAKEIGQVAIDQTSLTRQKDEGMCARQREAEESSRVGFDVNAYTLDLEHMAEEAMLEFDLAPVYRAHHIHIGLGLGEKFREYYYNNRLMQLNLDLQISTSQSFVESYQPFLAQVAGFFIIEDRVLRTADGLLSESQVDTMLETAISKVTLILEEQFSLIDAANHLLLIKGYVSLFGATLKKYGYRSMSLVEILDKTRDKYLELLLSDCRKKLNYVFSKDSYERIVIKKENEYDTNIAAFQLEPVDGVPNLPYVAPFSSSVPNACRIVRSFIEELVRYLSHSGSTNIYDVVKSYLDKFLIETLNDGFLNLIHGGSLEFPQVVQIAGNIAILEQSCDMFLWHAARLCGVPRCLLEKPHSGLTARAVLKASRNAAYNGLITLVNSKIDEFMLQLTSINWTLEEAPEHANDYMNEVIIYLHEVVSSGQQIVPRDASFKVVSGALSHISDSITTVLLSDRVKRFNANAVASIDIDLKVLERFADDTYQMTGFLDLRKETSFRDCLAEIRQLINLLLSNQPESFVNPVTREQNYGALDHKKVLIICDKFKDAPDSLFGSLSSRATVQSARKKSLDVLKRRLKDFS
- the LOC136539092 gene encoding GABA transporter 1-like isoform X1, which gives rise to MSSSPARAGGALEDQAEADVEETGRGTWRHAAFHVATTIATPAAYAPLPFAVASLGWPLGVCSLVIGTLVTWCSSLVVASLWRWNGEKHTNYRLLAESIFGPWGYWYVSFFQQVASVGNNIAIQIAAGSSLKAVYKHYHTADDGAMTLQQFILVFGALELLLSQLPDIHSLRWVNAICTASTVGFAGTTIGVTIYDGYRIERKGISYSLQGSTATKIFRAFNALGTIAFSFGDAMLPEIQSTVREPVRANMYRGVSSAYTIIVVSYWTLAFSGYWAFGSQVQPYILSSLTAPRWATVMANLFAVIQIAGCFQIYCRPTFAHFEERIQAKKNRSCRSCLCRLTYTSAYMAVITLVSAAMPFFGDFVSVCGAIGFTPLDFVLPALALLKTTTMPDNPGLQCAVKMLGAAVAILFSIIGALACIGAIRSIALDVKTYKFFHDM
- the LOC136539092 gene encoding GABA transporter 1-like isoform X2, giving the protein MSSSPARAGGALEDQAEADVEETGRGTWRHAAFHVATTIATPAAYAPLPFAVASLGWPLGVCSLVIGTLVTWCSSLVVASLWRWNGEKHTNYRLLAESIFGPWGYWYVSFFQQVASVGNNIAIQIAAGSSLKAVYKHYHTADDGAMTLQQFILVFGALELLLSQLPDIHSLRWVNAICTASTVGFAGTTIGVTIYDGYRIERKGISYSLQGSTATKIFRAFNALGTIAFSFGDAMLPEIQSTVREPVRANMYRGVSSAYTIIVVSYWTLAFSGYWAFGSQVQPYILSSLTAPRWATVMANLFAVIQIAGCFQADFCALRGEDSGEEEQELQILPVPADIHVCIHGRDHARLRSNAILWGLCISLRSNWVHPFGLRAACIGTSQDHDDA